A window of Elephas maximus indicus isolate mEleMax1 chromosome X, mEleMax1 primary haplotype, whole genome shotgun sequence genomic DNA:
gtggctgcagcattgtatggacagggaactgccagaaatacaggcCAGATtccaaagaggatgtggaaccaaggatatcattgttgatatgagattgatcctggctgaagggagaaaataccagaaagatgtttacctgtgctttattgactatgcaaaggcattcaactgtgtggatcataacaaattatggataacattatgaagaatgggaattccaggacactcaactgggctcatgaggaaactatacaggcagttgttcggacagaacaaggggacactgcgtggtttaaggtcaggaaagctgtgtgtcaggattgtatcctttcaccacacctattcaatctgtatgctgagaaaataatccaataaattggactatatgaagaagaatgggccatcaggattggtggaagactcattaacaacctgcaatatgcacatgacacaaccttgcttactgaaaatgaagaggacttgaagcacttactgatgaagatcaaggaccacagccttcagtatggattacacctcaacataaagaaaacaaaaatcctcacaactggaccagtgagcaacatcatgataaaggagaaaagattgaagttttcaaggatttcattttacttagatacacacaatcaacgcccatggaagcagcagtcaagaaatcaaaagatgcattgcattgggcaaatctgctacaaaggacctctttaaggtgttgaaaagtaaagatgtcaccctaatAACTAAAGTGCACcagaccccagccatggtatttttaatcatgtcatatgcatgtgaaagctggacaacgaataaggaagaccgaagaagaattgatgccttcgaattgtggtgttggagaagaatattgactataccatggactgccaaaagaacaaacaaatctgtcttggaagaagtacaaccagaatgctccttataagcaaagatggcaagactgcatcttacatactttggacatgttgccaggagggatcagtccctggagaaagacatcatgctttgtaaagtatagggtcagtggaaaagaggaatgaaatggattgacaccttggctgcaacaacaggctcaagcataacaacttttgtgagcatggtgcaggaccaggcagtgtttcctttttgttgtacataagtaggaaccgactcgacggcgcctaagaacaacaacaaaaccatgtAAAGGCCTGGAGTAACCTTCATACCTGAGCCCTGGACAGATTCCAgggccctccctcccacctcaagAGAAGTTAGCAGTGATCCAAGAACAAAACCCCTGATAAGGAAAAGATTTCAAGTTTAGTATCCTATCTTCAGATTGAATTATTCTTAATCTCATTAACTTTCAGTTCTAGGAAAATGAACTATCTGATTGCCTTCTCATCTGCCCCTGGATCCTCCAAAACTCTTTGCtctgtcttacttttttttttaattattcttattacattttattttgaaatagtttgattCACAAGAAATTACAAAAAAGATTATAGAGTTTCTGTGTAACCTGTACCAAGTTTCCCCCAGTAATATCCCACATTGTCTAAATCTGGAATTTGACATTGATACAATACTATTTACTCAGATGCATACCTTATTCATATTTCACCTGTTTTCACTGCACGTCTTTGTTGGTATATAGTTCTATGAAATTTTATCACATATCTAGAgatgtgtaaccatcaccaccatcagaaTAGAGAACTGTTCTATCACCACAGATTACTCCGTCATGTTATCACGTGATAGACCCTCTCTCAAGCTCTAACCACTTAGTGACCACTGATTTGTTCTCCATCAGTATCAGTTTCACAattcaaaaaatttatatataagaATCCTACAATATGTAACACTTTGAGATTAGCTTTTTACACTAATAATGATGACCTTGAGATCTATCCAAGTTATTGCATGCACCAATAGTTTGTTcccttttattgctgagtggtatctcattgtacggATATACTGCTCACCAATTCACCCATTGAATGACATTCAGATTATTTTCGGGTTTGACTATAACTAACAATTCTGCTAGGAATATTTATATACAGGACTTTATGTGAATATAAGTTTTTACTTATCTACGATACATATACAAAGTGtatgattgctgggtcatatgataagagtatgtttagttttataagaaaccgccaaactgttttccagagtagtTGTAACATCTTACATTCAAACCCACAACCCATGAGGTGGAGTTCCTCAGCTCCTTGACAGCACTTGGTATTTATTACcaatgtgttttattttagtcattctaagAGGTGTGCAGTGCTATTTCATTAgaaagtggtgcagtggttaaactttcggctgctaaccaaaaggtaggcagttcaaatccaccagctgctccttggaaaccctgtgaggcagttctactctgtcctataaggtggctatgagtcagaattgactcaatagcaacgggttttgtttttttttaaagactaatggtgttggaaatatttttaagtgtatatttGCCATCCATATACCTTCAGTCAAGTGTCTGTTCaagccttttgcccattttctatttGATGGTGTCTTTTCTAActgaggaaaccctcgtggtgcagtggtgaagtgctacagctgctaaccaaaaggtcggcagttcgaatccaccaggcactccttggaaactctacggggcagttctactctgttctatagggtcactatgagtcggaattgactcgatgacagtgggtttggttttgggttttttttctaacTGACGAGTTTAGAGAATTTATTATGTATCCTAGACCCAAGTCTTTCTCAGAATGTGATTTGTAAAAAAATTTGTCCAATAcgtgtcttgtctttttattccttttacaGGTTCTTTTGCAGAAtgaaagtttttcattttgataatgttttgttgTGCAATATCTAAGAATTTGTCACTGACCCTAAGTCACAAAGGCTGtctcccatgttttcttctaaaggCTATACAAGtgtattgatccattttgagctaatttgTGTATAAGGTGagaggtttaggttgaggttttttttttttttgcatatgaatgTCCAATTTTCAACACCATTTGTTATAAAGACTCTCCTTACTCCATTGAATTACTTTTGCGCCTTTGTCAAAAATAGATAAGCTGTACTTGTGTGGTTCTATTTCTCggctctctattgtgttccaCTCATCTATTTGTCTACAACTTCTCAACACCACACATTCTTGAACactatagctttataataagtcttaaaatcagaaagtgtggTCCCTACAACAATATACATCTTCCAAAATAATTTTTGGTATTCTAGTTCATATATCTTTCCATACAAATTTGAGAATGAGCTTGCCTACATCTACAAAGAATCATTCAGGCTGAATTTCTTTAGTATagttctatttatttttcttccctcttcaTCACTTCTTTCCACCTGCATTACCTCTCATTCCCAATTCCCTCACCAACCTGTACAAACCTACGAGTGTGTATCCTTCTGTACTTTTCTTAATGTGCTTAAAACCACAAATGCACGTCTTCacttacatatgtacacacacatatgtgcataAATATGCCTACACGTGGGGAAATGCCATTTCTTTACCCCCTGcataaaaaattatattataaagacatattttcattttacatgtCTCTCCCAATAGTATTAAGAGGATATTCcacaaatgaatgtggaaaattCCCACTATGCATAATTTattcaaaaataatatttccAGTGTTTTACCCCCAAAACAATATTTCCATAAACACccttgaaaagaaaattaaaaaatcagaaaggCTGTAATAATCAGTATAGGTGGTGATGCTTCATACACTTCCCTACTGGAGAGCAGGGACCCTGAGCTTGGAGAACCTTAAACAAATAGTGATTTCTGTGCCCACCTCTCCTTGTCTGCCAAGGAGCCTACCTCCATCCTATTTAGATGCCCAATCTCATAAAAGCAAAGCAAGAGTCCTATTACGGTAAGGATCCACCCAGCTAAAGGGTTTGTTGAACCCTATGAACAAGGTAGCATTCCTGCTTGTAGTCCTCCTCCCCCATCCCCATCTGCTCCCCCTGCTGTGTCTCCTGGACACTGGGTTTATTGAAACTACCAATGCACATATTTACAATGCAGATTCCACGGCCCCTGCTGGATCAAGCTAGTGGGCATGAGGCCCAGGCAACTGCTTTGACTACAAACTGCAGGTGATGGGCTCAACTCACAGCCCAAGGATTTCTCAAAGACAGTATATGAGGTGCATGAGAAGGGAAGGGTGGAGTAGAACCACTTTAAGATTCAATACCAGGGTCAGAAATTATTCTGACGCCACCAAGAATGAACCATTGCCAGAAAGGGCAAAACACTTTATTGAAGATCGTGCTGAGGGATGACCTCACTTGCCCTTGTTCTCCAGGGCTTCCAGCTGTCCCCTGCTGTgctcagtgtcctctaaatgcATCTTCTCTGGACCACTGATGGCCCAAATTCCTTGAAATCAGCAGAGGTGACCCACATCCGCCTGAAAGTACTTAGAGTGGTGATGATGGATCCGCCGATCCAGCCACAGAAACATCTGTCGAGAGGAGCCCTGATCTTGATGGAGGCCCTTTTGGAAGTCAGCAGTTCTAGCTCTTTCAAGAGGCGTTCCTCAAAGCCAGGGAGTAGAGTAGTGCCCCCAACCAGCACAATCTCCCCAAAAAGTGTCATCTGGATGCCGATGTCGCACTTCAGGATACTGCTGGCAACCATTTTCGAGAGCCCGGGGCTGTGGATGCCCCGCTGGTCAGGTGCAAAGAGGACTTCAGGCACCTGGTACAGCTGTTCGCCGATGCAAATGACAGTTCCATCTGGCAATTTGTATTCTTTCAAAACCTCCTCTGGCCTCTTGCTTAGCTCCTTCTCTATATCGAAAGCCACGTAGCACAGCTTCTCTTTGATGTCGCCCACCAAGCCCCTGTTGAGTATGAAGGGGTAGGTACGCCCGCTGGCCAGGAGGAGCTGGGTGAGGTGTTCTGTGAGGTCCCTTCCTGCCACATATAGCCTGCTGATGGCATGAGCCTGGGCGTAACCATCGAAGACAGGGACAGTGCAAGTGATCCCATCCCCACTTTCAACCACCAGGCCCGTGACGCTGGCAGAGGCATAGAGTGATAAGACCGCCTGGTTACACAGATAGAAGGCAGGCACGTTGAAGGCCTCAAACATCACCTCCGCCATCTTTTCACGAAGCTTCCTTGGGTTCAAGGAGGGCTCAGTCATGAGCACAGGGTGGGCACTGGGTTTCACATGCAGCTCGCACTCAAAAAGGTGCTGCCAGATCCTCTCCATGTCATCCCAACCCAGGATGAGGCCACGCTCAATGGGGTAGTGAAGGTATAGGGCATCATACTTGGACAGGGCATCTTCCCCCACATAGTACATCTTCTCATCAGGTTCAGCTAAATACAAGTCCGATTTCTGATGTCCAACGACAGAGCTGATGACATGACGGGGTCCAGTCTCTCCAGAGAAGCCTGCTTTGCACAGTCCAGTCCCATTGTCAAAAATCACAGCTGGAGTGTCTAATTGAAGTCGACTAAACATGTCTACAGCAGTTTCTTCTGAGCTTCAccaaaataaagacagaaaacttgGGCCGCTTTGTCACACAAGACCCACTTTGGAAGCTCAAAGCCACAGGATTCTACAGTCCTTAATTTGTCTTCCTGGTGGATCTAGCAGGCTGTGCCCAATCATCAAGAACACCCCATCCTCAGCCCATGAATTTGCCCTCCTTTCACATGCCCCAGGGCCTGCTGTGGCCTTTTCAAGGATGGTTGTCCCCTATGTAACAATGTAACCAGGCAACAATTGTCTTCAGTGAGCATCAGAGGGACCTTAAAGGGACAGGGCTGTCACCCACCAGCATACCCTGCTAAGTGAGACAGGAAGCAGAAAAAGACACACTATACCTACCTATGGGTGGGTTTCATAAGCCTGTGAATCCAAAGCATGTGCCTGGCCTTAGAACCAAGGGAAGCAACCAGCTGTCTGCTGGTCCCAGAGAACTGACTTCTCTGCTAAGCTGAGCTGCTATTTGGGAGAAGACAAAAACATACTTCCCTTTGCTAAGAGGAGACACTAAGCACTAGACTCACAGCCGGGTCAGATTGGTGATACCAGAAATCCAGTTCCAGCAGACACTCAGATTATTCTTTCTTATTTCCCcctatatttgttattgttgttgttgttggacagCTATGTGGAGTTATAATTCACCTACCAcgcaattcatccatttaaactgtacaattaggttgaacagtggttaagagctatggttgctaaccaaaaggtcagcagttcgaatccaccagctgctccttggacagcctatggggcagtcctactctgtcctatagggtcactatgagttggaatagactcgacagcaatgggcttagttTTTGCTTTAGTATATTCACGGATATGTGCTGTTATCACcaaagtcaattttagaacagtttcatcacctcaaaaagaaccTTCATATCCTTTAGTTATCATTCCAGTATCTACCTATTCCCTCAGTCCAAAGGAACCACTAACCTGCTTTCTGACTCTGTAGATTCACCACATCAGGATATGTCTTATAAATGGCATCATACAATacgtggccctttgtgtctgacTTTGCTCACTTAGCATGTTGTTTTCAAGACTCATCCACTTGTTAGCATGTTCTATTATTTCATTGCTTTAATGACAGTGATTTTTGGCATGGTTCTATTTGACTATCTTTCTGTGTAGCTACACCCACCTGTTGCTGGCTGATTATTGATTTTAACCATGGGACATAAAATGCCCTATAGACTAAATAAATTTGGGCTTCTCTGAAGGGATTGTTTTCAAGGTCAGTGTTTGAAATTTGTTGTGACCTCATGAGATCTCCTTCCAGATACCTCTGTCCTGCTTCTTTCTAGCAAAATAACTGTCTTATACCTTAGCCTCCTATATCTCCAATGCACCCACCAATGTCCTCCCAATTGCTTTTGATCATAGTCTTCCCTAGTTTTTGAGGGTGTTCTTAGAGTTGTGTACGTTGTGTTGCAAATGAAGTGAGTTCCTTTTGGAAGCAATTACAAGTTATCGGTTTTTCTAGCCtgtacctccccccacccctgcttccCTTAGTAGAAGCACTGAGCCATGACTCTGGAGCTGGGGGTGAAGATAATGGCACACTTTTCTCTGAGTGACTCTCGCACATTTGGTGCTCTGTGCTCACTGGAGGGGAGAAGTACCTTAGGTCTTCTCAGTTTGCCTTTCCTGGCATGGAACCACTGCCTTATGAGCCTGGGTAACTGTGACTGGGACACCAGTGATCTCAGCGGCACTGTATCCAAGGTAGCGCCTTCATCCCACATGTGGGGGCTGAGCAGAATAAAGGAGTCTACACCTGTAAATCACATACACCAAGAACTTAGTAACACATAGCTGAATGCAGCATGAGAAATGTTGATGTCCTACCTCTGCCAGGAAGATGCTTTCCAGCTGGGAGCTGGGAGATCAGGGAGTCCTTTATCAAGTTCCCATTTTAatgaggagggagagggagggaaggaatccTGGTTTAAGTAACACAAGGTCTCATTGTTATtgaattttaatacattttcatgAATAGATGTTTCTTTATTTGCTGTGTGTCCTCAGAACCATTTCCAGAGACTTTAAATGGttgtcttaaaaataattttcaccagTTTCACTGGGAAACAGATTCACAGAGCCCCTCATGATGCTGTGCTAGAAGTCTATGCACACAATCAGATCTTGTGAAGTGGCATCAGCTGGCTCCATCATACCACTGCCTTCATTCCTTTGGTAAtatagctgtcatggattgaattatgtcccccccaaaatgtgtgtattctgtggttgtcctccattttgagattgtaattttatgttaaagatgattagggtgagattgtaacacccttaccaggtcacatccctgatcctatgtaaagggagtttccctggggtgtcacctgcaccaccttttagctAGCGGAGAGGGGGGATcgcatatcaccaagaaagcaacatcaGGAGCACGGCCTGtcatttggactcagggtccctgagcctgaaaactcttcaaccaggggaagattgaggacaaggaccttcctccagagcccacagaaagagaaagcattcccctggagccaacaccctgaatttgtacttttagcctaccgtactgtgagaaaaaaaattctctttgttaaagccatcctcttgtgctatttctgttacagcagcactagataactaagacaatagctTTCCTTTTGTTGTGATTTAGTTTTCTGCAAGTTTACTGTGATTTGTGTACatatatttcttataatttgtcatacaaatttatttatttgcctgCTTTAGTCAAAGACAACATGTACTGAAGTAGAGAAAAGGTATTTTCCATGGCCGATAATAGACTTTCTAATATTTCCATCAAAATCTTAAGTTTCATTAGAATACCCCAAGAGAAAATGAGATTTAAATTGGGAAATGCAGAAGGAACAGGTCCAGGAGAGTAGACAACTGTTGCTTTATGACTCTGTTTGAGGTCTATTTTTTGTAAGCTTCCACAGCCAGAATACGATTGAGAAGGCCATCTAGGTACTCCATACTTTTATGCTTCTTTCAATGATGTAAGAACACCTTAAAGGAGCAGGATTATGTCCCATTTGATACTCCTATATCCTATATATTCCACGCATAAATCTGTAGTAGTATTTATAGATTTCATTGTCCACTATTATCTCTTCAGGAAATCCTAATGTAATAATCATCTATTGAAGCTAAGCTTCTGTATGCAAGTTATATTAGCCTGGCCTATTTTACCTTTAAGTAAGAGAAGATGGCTCAtaattacaaaaacaacaacaacaacaacaacaaaaacagtaagaAAAGACTAGCTGCTAATGTTACTTAAGTACAATGAAAACCCTTGTGGGATTTGATTCCTTCGTTTgtaggtttaaggtcatggtttcatggggcatcccagttaattgccctaataacatgtttagtgcttctgctttacctcctagtttgttgcatactGCCTGGAGTCTTTAAGCTTGCAAGCAGACAGCCAAGGAGTAACatttggtctctatttacctggagccacacaggaagaaggagagtcagaaataggagcagaatatggaacgtgtggctaattgcctccataaacaactgactcctttgccatgagaccagaagaattaggtgTTGCCTAGCTAGCATCACTGAACATttagatcaaagattctatagaagaatactaatcaaaaagaggaaaatgcagaacagaatttcaaattctcatggactccagtctTCCTAGAGACAAGAAGATTGGATGAATGCCTGAAACTACTGCCgtgatataatctttaaaccttaaaccaaagatagtccctgaagtcttcttaaaaccaaacaatagtttagcttgtctagtaaaaaatgtctgccttgagcattatgctcttttagtaATTATATATATAGGATAAAGGTAataacagcaactctaaagattagataggaaccttagggggcactgaatttatgttaatgggggaaacaactcagaaaaggagggtgtgaatggttgcagaacttgaagaatgtaatcagtgtcactaaatggtacatgtagaaactgctgaattggtgtatgttttgctgtgtatattctcaaccacaacaacaacaaaataaataaataaaagagaagacagCTCAGATGAGTGTGTTTTAGAAGCTCATGTCCCCAGTACATTATAACATTTCACTGTATACGCTTACTACGTCTCACACTTCAAAACATCAGGTTTGGGTTCTTTTCACAATTTAGTTCATCTGCACATGCCACCCcacatcagtttgtcgtactgtgggggcttgcgtgttactgtgattctggaagctatgccactggtattgaaATAcgagcagtacatagacagggaactgtcagtaattcaagcagaattcagaagaggatatggaacaagggatatcattgctgatgtcagatggatcctggctgaaagcagagaataccagaaagctgtttatctgtgttttattgactatgcaaagacactcaactgtgtggaccaataatggataacattgtgaagaacaagaattccagaacacttaattatgctcataagtaacctgtacataggtcaagagccAGTTGTTGAACAGgccaaggggatagtgcatggtttaaagtcaagaaaggtgtgcatcagggttgtatcctttcaccatacttatttaatccgtatgctgagcaaatattccgaaaggctgtactatatgaagaagaatggggcatcagaattggaggaagattcattaaccacctgcaataagcagatgacacaaaattccttgctgaaagtgaagaggacttgaagcacttactaagtaagatcaaagaccacagccttcattatacattacacctcaacataaagaaaacaaaaatcctcacaactggaccaaggagcaacatcatgataaacggagaagagattgaagttgttaaggatttcattttacttggatccacaatcaacagccacggaagcagcagtcaagaaatcaaaagatgcattgcattgggcaaatctgctgcaaaaacccaatgccgtctgCCGCAAAGGACATCTTCAAAgtgtttgaagagcaaagatgtcaccctgaagactaaggtgtgcctgacccaagccatggcattttcaatcacaccgtatgcatgtgaaagctggacaatgaataaggaagactgaagaagagttgatgcctttgaattgtggtgttggtgatgaatattgaatataccatggactgccaaaagaacaaacaaatctgtcttggaaaaagtacaaccagaatgctccttagaagcaaggataacattgcaaagagtgggaattccagaacacttaattgtgctcatgaggaatctgtacatggatcaaaaggcagttgtttgaacagaacaagtggatactgcatggcttaaagtcaggaaagctgtgcatcagggttgtatcctttcactatacataTTCAGTCagaatgctgagaaaataatctgagatgctggactatatgaagaagaacggggcatcgggattggaggaagactcgttaacaacctgcgttatgcagatgacacaaccttgcttgctgatagtgaagaggacttgaagcacttactaatgaagatcaaagaccacagccttcagtatggattatgcctcaatataaagaaaacaaatatcttcacaactggaccaagaaacaACACCAAGATAAGTGGaagaaatattaaagttgtcaaggatttcattttacgtggttccacaatcaacagccatggaagcagcagtcaagaaatcaaacgagagGCAGGCccaagatgacagagtagtcagatgctttcgGTGGTCGTTCTTACAACaaacccccccaaaacaagtgaatagattatacatgacaatctaggagccctgaacatcaaaggcaaagttgaggaattggactgagtggcagggaaagGGACAGACGGTTCaggagcagtgaggagttgccagaccggACCTGGCAGGAACTGCCATCCTGCAAGCCAGATCCACTGGTGTGAGCTCGGTGACACAAACACTGACCCTCGGgacgcattttccacatcagaagAGACCAAGAGGCAAAGAGTTCACTCATACCTCCAGACTCAGTGAAAAGAGGTGCTCTCAGCGTAAGAaaagtacttgcatctaatctaccatgaggaaagaaaacatccctttggaaaaaactctctcaTTTAACTGAACCCTCCTTGCACTGCACCAGGTCCCGAACTAGCTTCAGTAATAAccactttccctgggctggaagtaagacCACTGGCACGCCccgagccatcctcccagccttggagaaggaacatattaacaaaaacagggaaaaaataatatgccagctctcctaagctgagaactcaggccagaaacagctcctttgcctaggcacaggcataagcgaTCCAAGGGCTTTGAATACCTTAcacccctgcatagacttgtgtgggcccatttcaacagcataggctctcaccacagtacagcagggtatatacctgaagactAACTtcgtttcagctatatggtggaaaggtaggttcatgacatttgacacctctctgcctgttaagcagagtcctcacctacccacattaggggcccGAGGACTTGTGGCTttacccacaccacctagctatGCACGGCTAggtgggtccaaggataagtggtgcctcccagtccttacagccagcagcattgggtgcccatagtccatgtgcaaaacccatccacttaggtgctctagggaacagagacatgctttcctcacagacgctcaggggcagttgttcagccccctgccttgcttagCATgagaccccctactgcagccagataccaaaCACCCCTGCAAGTCTAACACTGTAAGTGGGAGCCTCCATCACACACTTGGTAACCAAGTAcatgaacacctgagctgattccatacaacaaaagtaaatggactcctaagTTACATATACCTcataacagatctaaccacctggtgacaggatgttagagctttaaAAGAGCCAATAATCAAAccagctcacttgagcagcctatttgggaatatcaaaacaaaacaagaagctaggaagcagtaagcaaacataagataaataaatacaataactaacTGATACCTTGGAgaaaagagtcaatatcaaatcacataaagaggcagacaatGATGGcatcagcaagctcccaaaacaaagaatcaagaaaccttccagatgaagataacttcctggaactaccagaggtagaatacaaaagataaatatacagaactcttcaagagagcAAGAAGGTGGTCAGccaaaacacagaccaagccaagCAGCACAGAGACAGAGCATGAGAGGAACGTAAgcttagagaagagcataatgaaaaacttaatagg
This region includes:
- the LOC126068683 gene encoding actin-related protein T2-like, which encodes MFSRLQLDTPAVIFDNGTGLCKAGFSGETGPRHVISSVVGHQKSDLYLAEPDEKMYYVGEDALSKYDALYLHYPIERGLILGWDDMERIWQHLFECELHVKPSAHPVLMTEPSLNPRKLREKMAEVMFEAFNVPAFYLCNQAVLSLYASASVTGLVVESGDGITCTVPVFDGYAQAHAISRLYVAGRDLTEHLTQLLLASGRTYPFILNRGLVGDIKEKLCYVAFDIEKELSKRPEEVLKEYKLPDGTVICIGEQLYQVPEVLFAPDQRGIHSPGLSKMVASSILKCDIGIQMTLFGEIVLVGGTTLLPGFEERLLKELELLTSKRASIKIRAPLDRCFCGWIGGSIITTLSTFRRMWVTSADFKEFGPSVVQRRCI